From Hippoglossus stenolepis isolate QCI-W04-F060 chromosome 4, HSTE1.2, whole genome shotgun sequence, a single genomic window includes:
- the cep126 gene encoding centrosomal protein of 126 kDa, whose translation MRLLHDNFFYNSNSRFGVAADLHDEKKLIAEEQKLCQARARKFCLETKRRRKALEERQKQRDEQEKQARETILQQRRERVQDATERFQRGHLPPSQRRRQTFTRDIPNIEDVLSQLQGPLGCYTQQSSYLSRNYNINRSCTPFPQAAHGQALSVVEVQTKMFLEERMAFSKNSAEDDATQEKQQDHSPQDSHVSDSCNSSKDSLENEDNNRGGNNLWNSRFYLLDSAKPPHTSDLTSSAMRLLDGNLAQSQKQQEPQQKTQDESEGPNNKMHVFNASWGFTSEKTQEPETQPAVNSNNLLSVCENSRTDPEHFETNSTRNNPKDNNNFMNTVTPDSTALDSSCPKPEALLDLRQQRVHDDRQLVHPSATEILLPAKNGNGKEISLGAPPKPNIFLNDSNIDNSSQYGTLRHTGKENHHLSSQKEPSASIINFNKFSNPEPVLQHARPSNIQSDALKCFKRPEEEEEKFPLSVGASRLMCNVRFIKGILKKTSGDAACAHGSGQGIFAEQVALAIKDSVELTRAKMKEVKSNATKKKVRWFDEVHVVKEQNKYRSSIPSQSKKNPEDHQQSLTTVSGAPKPGPSVTSAASTGYHFTKQAWADVGVQVSLHQERADEVKVLQSATRSIGPKVPWRERSARARAAPVSSRGRKGNVIRPQSATEVNRIAKTQGRNMVPRPPPRMEAVEEKMAYVAKTPYGVDHTCSVNSKHAGAGEQALRKDASGGSHHVIRTDSGVMQTPLPPSYTCPVSEGNAKSKLSSGHQETPSCGRRRGTVSNERGLCLNCTPTDEEISQLWHGVRSALAIKDEKAVPRYKAPESGRAVRKPCSEQCRQSPGSGNRRPPPPQPCQPSKQWTEPGRMFSNACNVALTHEGVGSAAQLHLAEVHAAGRLEDRDVVAAMETAQTQSPAATQQQQQQHKGFTTISLEEQKVLLSLEKLNHKLHYVQKHAGSNSGTRGLGLMDAPSTKEMKVTNPHKHRTSSAINPPWYLKKS comes from the exons ATGAGGCTTCTCCACGACAACTTCTTCTACAACTC AAATTCAAGGTTCGGAGTTGCTGCCGACCTCCACGATGAGAAGAAACTTATTGCTGAGGAGCAGAAACTCTGCCAGGCCCGAGCTCGCAAGTTTTGCCTGGAGACCAAACGACGCAGGAA GGCGTTGGAGGAAAGACAGAAGCAGAGGGACGAGCAGGAGAAGCAGGCGAGGGAGACGATCCTGCAGCAACGCAGGGAGAGAGTGCAGGATGCAACCGAGCGCTTCCAGAGAGGACACCTACCTCCCTCTCAAAGACGGAGACAAA CTTTTACAAGAGACATTCCAAATATTGAAGATGTCCTCAGTCAACTTCAAGGCCCTTTGGGTTGTTACACCCAGCAGTCGTCATACCTGTCCAGAAACTACAACATTAACAG AAGCTGCACTCCCTTTCCTCAAGCCGCCCATGGCCAAGCTCTCTCTGTTGTGGAGGTCCAGACCAAAATgttcctggaggagaggatggctTTCTCCAAGAACAGCGCAGAAGATGACGCGACACAAGAGAAGCAACAAGATCACAGCCCACAG GACAGCCACGTGTCAGACAGCTGCAACTCCAGTAAGGACAGTTTGGAGAATGAGGACAACAACCGTGGTGGAAATAATCTGTGGAATTCCCGCTTTTACTTGCTCGACTCAGCAAAGCCGCCGCATACATCAGACCTAACTTCATCAGCAATGCGGCTCCTCGATGGAAACTTGGCCCAATCACAAAAGCAGCAGGAGCCTCAGCAGAAAACGCAGGATGAGTCAGAGGGGCCTAACAATAAGATGCACGTTTTCAACGCTTCCTGGGGGTTCACGTCTGAAAAGACGCAGGAACCAGAGACACAACCTGCAGTGAACAGCAATAATCTACtatctgtgtgtgaaaatagTAGAACAGACCCAGAGCACTTTGAGACAAACTCCACACGAAACAATCccaaagacaacaacaatttTATGAATACAGTTACACCCGACAGCACAGCACTTGACTCGTCATGTCCAAAACCAGAGGCTCTGTTGGATCTCAGACAGCAGCGAGTCCATGATGACAGACAGTTAGTACATCCGTCAGCTACAGAGATTCTTCTTCCTGCCAAAAATGGCAACGGCAAAGAGATTTCGTTGGGGGCTCCCCCAAAGCCAAATATTTTCCTAAATGATAGCAACATAGATAATTCCTCACAATACGGAACGCTTCGGcacacaggaaaagaaaaccacCATCTCTCATCCCAAAAAGAGCCCAGCGCTTCCATTATTAACTTCAATAAGTTTTCAAACCCGGAGCCCGTGCTGCAACATGCACGCCCGTCCAACATTCAGTCAGACGCTCTCAAGTGCTTCAAGCGTCccgaggaggaagaagaaaagttcCCTCTCTCAGTCGGGGCATCGCGTTTAATGTGTAACGTCAGATTCATTAAGGGGATTCTTAAAAAGACGTCAGGAGACGCTGCGTGTGCGCACGGCTCAGGCCAAGGGATTTTTGCAGAACAAGTAGCTTTAGCGATCAAAGATAGTGTCGAATTGACCCGGGCAAAgatgaaggaggtgaagagcaaCGCTACCAAAAAGAAGGTGCGTTGGTTCGATGAGGTTCATGTGGTAAAAGAGCAGAATAAATATAGGTCTTCCATCCCTTCTCAGTCAAAGAAAAACCCAGAGGACCACCAGCAAAGTCTTACTACAGTCTCAGGGGCCCCCAAGCCTGGACCCAGCGTGACCTCTGCAGCCTCCACTGGTTATCACTTTACAAAGCAAGCGTGGGCAGATGTTGGGGTTCAAGTCAGTTTACACCAGGAAAGAGCAGACGAGGTCAAGGTGCTGCAGAGCGCCACCAGGTCCATTGGCCCCAAGGTCCCTTGGAGAGAGCGCTCCGCCAGAGCCAGAGCGGCTCCTGTTTCCTCACGGGGTAGAAAGGGCAACGTCATACGACCTCAATCTGCCACCGAGGTGAATCGGATTGCCAAAACACAAGGGAGGAACATGGTGCCCCGCCCACCTCCCCGGATGGAAGcggtggaggagaagatggcGTATGTCGCCAAGACACCATATGGCGTGGATCACACATGTAGTGTCAACAGTAAACACGCCGGGGCTGGAGAGCAGGCCCTGCGCAAGGACGCCTCAGGAGGCTCACATCATGTAATCAGAACAGATAGCGGTGTTATGCAGACACCACTGCCCCCCTCGTACACATGCCCCGTCTCAGAGGGCAACGCGAAGAGCAAGCTCAGCTCAGGTCACCAGGAAACTCCGAGCTgcgggaggagaagagggacgGTGTCCAATGAAAGGGGCCTCTGTTTAAACTGCACTCCCACAGATGAGGAGATCTCACAGCTCTGGCACGGTGTCCGCAGCGCCTTAGCCATCAAGGACG AAAAAGCCGTCCCCAGATACAAGGCGCCGGAAAGTGGGCGTGCCGTGAGGAAACCCTGCTCGGAGCAGTGCAGACAGTCTCCTGGCTCAGGGAACAggaggcctcctcctcctcagccctgTCAG CCATCAAAACAGTGGACGGAGCCAGGCAGAATGTTTTCCAATGCGTGCAACGTGGCGTTGACACATGAAG GAGTGGGGAGTGCAGCCCAGTTACACCTGGCTGAAGTACACGCTGCCGGCCGACTGGAAGACAGAGATGTTGTAGCTGCCATGGAAACGGCCCAAACACAGAGTCCTGCAgcgacgcagcagcagcagcagcagcacaagggCTTCACCACCATCTCCCTGGAGGAGCAGAAAGTCCTTCTCTCGCTGGAAAAACTCAACCACAAGCTGCACT ATGTGCAGAAACACGCTGGGAGCAACTCCGGCACGCGAGGCCTCGGGCTGATGGATGCACCGTCT ACAAAGGAGATGAAAGTCACAAACCCCCACAAGCACCGTACATCCTCGGCTATCAACCCCCCTTGGTACCTGAAGAAGTCCTGA